From the Oleiphilus messinensis genome, one window contains:
- the metE gene encoding 5-methyltetrahydropteroyltriglutamate--homocysteine S-methyltransferase, whose amino-acid sequence MALIHNLGFPRIGAKRELKFAQEAFWKGQSTEAELLATAKALREVNWQAQQSLDWVPVGDFSLYDQVLDMSFTLGNLPVRVADLEGSALDSYFRVARGRSANDSGCNCVHAGEMTKWFDTNYHYIVPEVTTKTRFSLNADRLLEQLAEAQQAGVKAKPVIIGPVTYLWLSKAKDQSNPLELLEHLLPIYSELLETLADAGAEWVQIDEPVLVTELDSHWRHGFETAYHALKANRVKLLVATYFGTLRENLQLACNLPVAGLHVDAVRGRSEIAQVADWLTTNKVLSVGAINGRNIWKTDLNATLDWLEPIAQKLGDRLWLAPSCSLLHVPVDLDSEENLDTDIRRWLAFANQKLDELEILGKAINNGRHTVAKQLADNQDAIDSRRNSVRVHNPLVKSAVENITEALGRRKSHYAERIGKQRSHLNLPLYPTTTIGSFPQTPDIRKARLAFKKQEISAQDYHAKMKAEIEHAVREQEKLGLDVLVHGEAERNDMVEYFGEQLQGYAFSQYGWVQSYGSRCVKPPILFGDISRPEAMTVAWTQYAQSLTDKPMKGMLTGPVTILNWSFVRDDQPRSQSCLQLALAIREEVQDLEAAGVNVIQIDEAALREGLPLRKSEWQTYLDWAVESFRITANGVQDETQIHTHMCYSEFNDIIEAIAHMDADVITIETSRSDMELLDVFEAFHYPNEIGPGVYDIHSPNIPTEEQAVKLMNKAAERIPAERLWVNPDCGLKTRQWEEVIPALQNMVAAAKTLRANAV is encoded by the coding sequence ATGGCACTCATTCATAATCTTGGTTTCCCCCGTATTGGCGCGAAGCGTGAGCTTAAATTTGCGCAAGAGGCGTTTTGGAAAGGGCAATCCACTGAAGCGGAATTATTGGCGACCGCGAAAGCGCTGCGCGAAGTTAACTGGCAGGCACAGCAGTCATTGGATTGGGTACCCGTTGGGGATTTCTCCCTCTATGACCAGGTTCTGGATATGTCCTTTACCCTTGGCAATCTCCCGGTCCGAGTCGCAGATCTGGAAGGCAGCGCTCTGGATAGCTACTTTCGGGTGGCCCGTGGCCGCTCTGCCAACGACAGTGGCTGTAACTGTGTGCACGCCGGGGAAATGACCAAGTGGTTTGATACCAACTACCACTACATTGTGCCGGAGGTCACGACCAAGACCCGATTTTCACTGAATGCTGACCGACTTCTGGAACAGTTGGCCGAAGCACAGCAAGCGGGTGTAAAAGCGAAACCCGTTATAATTGGCCCGGTGACTTATCTCTGGCTGAGTAAAGCGAAAGATCAATCCAACCCTCTGGAGCTATTGGAACACCTGCTGCCGATATACAGTGAATTACTGGAAACGCTGGCGGATGCCGGTGCCGAGTGGGTGCAGATTGATGAGCCGGTTTTGGTGACCGAACTGGATTCCCATTGGCGACATGGCTTTGAAACGGCCTATCACGCGTTAAAGGCGAATCGCGTTAAGCTGCTGGTGGCGACGTACTTTGGTACCCTGCGGGAAAACCTGCAACTGGCTTGTAACCTGCCGGTTGCCGGGCTGCATGTTGATGCGGTGCGTGGCCGCAGTGAAATCGCTCAGGTTGCGGACTGGCTGACCACAAACAAAGTGTTGTCGGTTGGTGCGATCAACGGTCGTAATATCTGGAAAACGGACCTTAATGCCACACTGGACTGGCTGGAGCCGATTGCGCAAAAACTCGGTGATCGCTTGTGGCTGGCCCCTTCATGTTCATTGTTGCATGTCCCGGTTGATCTGGACAGTGAGGAAAATCTGGATACCGATATTCGTCGCTGGCTGGCTTTCGCCAATCAAAAACTGGACGAGCTGGAGATCCTCGGCAAAGCAATCAACAACGGTCGTCACACGGTGGCAAAGCAGCTCGCAGACAATCAGGACGCCATTGACAGTCGCCGCAATTCAGTGCGTGTTCATAACCCCTTGGTCAAAAGCGCAGTCGAAAATATTACCGAGGCATTGGGCCGCCGCAAGAGTCATTACGCCGAGCGTATCGGCAAGCAGCGGTCGCACCTCAACTTGCCGCTTTACCCCACCACCACGATTGGTTCCTTCCCGCAAACACCGGACATCCGCAAGGCGCGCCTGGCCTTTAAAAAGCAGGAAATATCGGCGCAGGACTACCACGCAAAAATGAAGGCCGAGATTGAACATGCTGTGCGCGAACAGGAAAAACTCGGACTGGATGTATTGGTCCATGGCGAGGCCGAACGCAACGACATGGTCGAATACTTTGGCGAGCAATTACAGGGGTATGCCTTCAGTCAGTATGGCTGGGTGCAGTCCTACGGTTCACGCTGTGTCAAACCACCTATTTTATTTGGCGATATCAGCCGACCCGAAGCGATGACCGTGGCGTGGACCCAATACGCACAATCGCTCACGGACAAACCCATGAAAGGTATGTTGACTGGACCGGTGACCATTTTGAATTGGTCATTCGTACGGGACGATCAACCCCGCAGTCAATCCTGTCTGCAATTGGCGCTGGCGATTCGCGAGGAAGTGCAGGATCTGGAAGCCGCCGGAGTGAATGTAATTCAAATTGATGAGGCCGCGCTGCGTGAGGGCCTGCCGTTACGGAAATCGGAATGGCAAACCTACCTGGACTGGGCGGTTGAATCCTTCAGGATCACCGCCAATGGTGTGCAGGATGAAACCCAGATTCACACGCATATGTGCTATTCGGAGTTCAATGACATTATCGAAGCCATTGCGCACATGGATGCGGATGTCATCACCATTGAGACCTCCCGTTCCGATATGGAATTGCTGGATGTGTTCGAAGCGTTCCACTATCCGAATGAAATCGGCCCCGGCGTCTATGACATTCACTCGCCGAATATTCCGACTGAGGAACAGGCCGTGAAACTGATGAACAAAGCAGCAGAACGTATTCCGGCGGAGCGCCTGTGGGTGAATCCGGATTGCGGCCTGAAAACCCGGCAATGGGAAGAGGTGATTCCGGCACTGCAAAATATGGTGGCTGCGGCCAAAACATTACGTGCCAATGCCGTCTGA
- a CDS encoding pirin family protein, with amino-acid sequence MKKVNAVIKAADPHWVGDGFPVRSLFSYQQGAEEFSPFLLLDYAGPMNFPADGIKRGVGEHPHRGFETVTLVYQGEVAHRDSAGNGGIIGPGDVQWMTAGSGILHEEFHSTEFTQKGGLLQMVQLWVNLPAKDKMVPPGYQGITKDRIPQAPFANGAGQLRVVAGQFGGLIGPARTFSPLTVADLHLSPGAQDWLTLPEGWSSSIVVLDGAVSINNTSAEAGQLVLLDRQGERVRVHAEQKSLLLVLSGAPLNEPIVGYGPFVMNTRAEILQAFTDFQNGQFGGL; translated from the coding sequence ATGAAAAAAGTCAATGCAGTGATCAAAGCGGCTGACCCTCATTGGGTAGGTGATGGATTTCCTGTTCGCTCTCTCTTTTCTTACCAGCAGGGTGCAGAGGAATTTAGTCCGTTTTTACTATTGGACTATGCGGGGCCGATGAACTTTCCGGCTGATGGTATCAAGCGAGGTGTTGGCGAGCATCCACACAGAGGTTTCGAAACCGTGACGCTTGTTTATCAAGGGGAAGTAGCCCATCGTGACTCGGCCGGGAATGGCGGAATCATCGGCCCCGGTGATGTGCAATGGATGACTGCTGGGTCGGGTATCCTTCACGAGGAGTTTCACTCGACCGAATTCACTCAAAAAGGTGGGCTACTGCAAATGGTTCAGCTTTGGGTCAATTTACCTGCGAAGGACAAAATGGTGCCGCCCGGTTATCAGGGAATAACGAAAGACAGGATTCCGCAAGCACCCTTCGCGAATGGTGCGGGTCAATTGAGAGTCGTTGCGGGCCAGTTCGGTGGCCTCATCGGCCCGGCTAGAACATTCAGTCCGCTTACGGTTGCGGATCTGCACCTGTCTCCGGGGGCGCAAGACTGGCTGACACTGCCGGAGGGATGGAGTAGTTCCATCGTTGTGTTGGATGGTGCGGTGAGTATCAATAATACATCTGCCGAAGCTGGACAATTGGTTCTGCTGGATCGCCAAGGAGAGCGTGTGCGTGTGCATGCAGAGCAGAAAAGCCTGCTCTTGGTATTGAGTGGCGCACCCTTGAATGAACCGATTGTGGGTTACGGCCCGTTTGTGATGAACACTCGGGCAGAAATTTTACAAGCTTTCACTGACTTTCAGAATGGTCAGTTTGGAGGCTTGTGA
- a CDS encoding nuclease-related domain-containing protein, whose amino-acid sequence MNLDLSLIFAPLIQYAWFWLPALILATLFKSPWFKGVMGEWMVNMLARWFLDKSQYHLIKNVTLPTEDGTTQIDHIIVSRFGIFVVETKNMKGWIFGSERQKNWTQKIFKSTHKFQNPLFQNYKHVKTLESCIEVAADHIYSVIVFVGDSTFKTEMPENVTHGLGYIRYIKSKTTPVIDDEQLQKALEAIATGRLTPSLKTHRAHVKHVKSIVKEKESGENCPKCGSAMVRRTIKKGEKSGQEFWGCSTFPRCRGMRQIASVV is encoded by the coding sequence ATGAATCTAGACCTATCGCTCATTTTCGCGCCATTAATCCAATATGCTTGGTTTTGGCTACCGGCATTGATACTGGCGACGCTCTTTAAATCGCCTTGGTTCAAAGGCGTTATGGGTGAGTGGATGGTTAATATGCTCGCACGCTGGTTCCTCGATAAATCCCAATACCATTTGATTAAAAACGTCACGCTCCCCACAGAGGACGGGACGACTCAGATTGATCATATTATCGTTTCGCGATTCGGGATATTCGTTGTCGAAACAAAAAATATGAAAGGCTGGATTTTTGGTAGCGAAAGGCAAAAAAACTGGACTCAGAAAATTTTTAAATCTACCCATAAATTCCAGAATCCGTTGTTTCAGAACTACAAGCATGTGAAGACATTGGAGTCATGTATCGAAGTAGCGGCTGATCATATCTATTCGGTGATCGTTTTTGTCGGCGACAGTACCTTTAAAACCGAAATGCCAGAAAATGTCACGCATGGGTTGGGCTATATCCGCTACATCAAATCAAAAACGACACCAGTGATTGATGATGAGCAACTCCAAAAAGCATTGGAGGCGATTGCAACAGGTCGACTCACACCATCACTTAAAACCCATCGAGCACATGTAAAGCATGTTAAATCGATAGTGAAAGAAAAAGAAAGCGGAGAAAACTGCCCGAAATGCGGTTCTGCGATGGTTCGACGAACGATAAAAAAGGGCGAAAAAAGCGGGCAGGAGTTTTGGGGATGTTCAACGTTTCCCAGGTGTCGGGGGATGCGGCAGATAGCTAGCGTTGTGTAA
- a CDS encoding LysR family transcriptional regulator, with protein sequence MIERIHLKVVKAVEEQGSLTAAARELCVTQSALSHTMRKLEDNLGTPVWLREGRSLRLTQAGRYLLSIANRVLPLLDHAESKLKQMAQGERGTLRIGMECHPCYQWLLKVVSPFLAAWPDVDVDVKQKFQFGGIGALLGYEIDLLVTPDPFHKAGLCFEPVFDYEQVLVVPQHHELAENLYIEPISLRNEVLLTYPVAPDRLDIYTQFLNPAGVVPKRHKTSETTDIMLQMVASGRGVAALPRWLAEEYCVKLPLAVVRLGRNGIAKQIYLGTRESDRDIEYLRAFIALSRDFGETPKDSA encoded by the coding sequence ATGATTGAACGTATTCACCTCAAGGTCGTAAAGGCCGTTGAAGAGCAAGGCTCGCTGACTGCCGCCGCGCGCGAGCTTTGTGTTACCCAGTCAGCCCTGAGTCACACCATGCGCAAGCTGGAAGACAATCTGGGTACCCCGGTGTGGTTACGGGAAGGACGAAGTTTACGGCTAACACAGGCAGGGCGATATCTGCTGAGCATCGCTAACCGCGTTCTGCCACTGCTGGATCATGCAGAAAGTAAACTGAAACAAATGGCACAAGGGGAACGCGGTACATTGCGAATCGGCATGGAGTGCCACCCCTGCTATCAATGGTTACTGAAGGTGGTTTCCCCGTTTCTGGCTGCATGGCCGGATGTCGACGTGGATGTTAAACAGAAATTCCAGTTTGGGGGTATCGGTGCCCTGCTGGGTTATGAGATTGACTTGCTCGTCACGCCTGACCCCTTCCACAAAGCCGGATTATGTTTTGAACCAGTTTTCGACTACGAGCAAGTTTTAGTGGTACCACAGCATCATGAATTGGCGGAAAATCTCTATATCGAACCGATCAGCCTGCGCAATGAGGTTCTGCTCACCTACCCGGTCGCTCCGGACCGTCTGGATATTTACACGCAGTTTTTAAACCCGGCCGGAGTCGTCCCGAAACGACACAAAACCAGCGAAACGACCGATATAATGTTGCAGATGGTTGCAAGTGGTCGCGGAGTAGCTGCTCTACCGCGCTGGCTGGCAGAAGAGTATTGCGTAAAACTACCATTAGCTGTAGTGCGACTAGGGCGAAATGGAATCGCCAAACAGATTTATCTCGGTACCCGTGAGAGCGATCGTGATATCGAATATCTGCGTGCCTTTATCGCATTGTCCCGTGATTTCGGGGAAACTCCGAAAGACAGTGCTTAA
- the glyA gene encoding serine hydroxymethyltransferase produces MFNRTLFNPHPSPLEGIDPELFNVIQKENQRQEAHIELIASENYTSPAVMAAQGSQLTNKYAEGYPGRRYYGGCEHVDVVEQLAIDRVKALFGAEAANVQPNSGSQANQGVFFAVLNPGDTIMGMNLAEGGHLTHGMALNMSGKWFNVVSYGLNAQENIDYDELARKAREHQPKLIIAGASAFALKIDFERIGQIAREVGAYYLVDMAHYAGLIAAGLYPNPVPHADFVTTTTHKSLRGPRGGVILMRDEYARTINSAIFPGIQGGPLMHVIAGKAVAFKEALSDEFKTYQQQVINNADVLAKTLISRGLRIVSGGTESHVMLVDLRAKNITGKAAEQALGTAHITVNKNAIPNDPEKPFVTSGIRLGTPAITTRGFGETETRIVGNCLADVLEAPEDQANLAQVRERIALLTRAFPVYGGML; encoded by the coding sequence ATGTTTAACCGGACGCTGTTTAACCCGCACCCATCCCCATTGGAGGGCATCGATCCCGAGCTTTTCAATGTCATTCAAAAAGAAAACCAACGTCAGGAAGCGCATATCGAACTCATCGCTTCCGAGAATTATACCTCCCCCGCTGTGATGGCAGCACAGGGATCACAACTTACCAATAAATATGCAGAGGGCTATCCGGGCAGGCGTTATTATGGTGGTTGTGAACATGTGGATGTGGTGGAGCAACTGGCAATCGATCGCGTTAAGGCCCTGTTTGGTGCAGAGGCCGCCAATGTCCAACCGAATTCAGGCTCTCAGGCCAATCAAGGTGTGTTTTTCGCCGTGTTAAATCCCGGCGATACCATCATGGGAATGAATCTGGCGGAGGGTGGCCATCTCACCCACGGCATGGCGCTGAACATGAGTGGTAAGTGGTTCAATGTTGTCAGTTATGGCCTGAACGCACAGGAGAACATCGACTATGATGAACTCGCCCGCAAAGCCCGTGAGCATCAGCCTAAATTGATTATCGCCGGGGCGTCTGCGTTTGCTTTGAAGATCGATTTCGAGCGGATTGGTCAGATTGCCAGAGAAGTAGGGGCCTATTACCTGGTCGATATGGCCCACTACGCCGGTTTGATCGCCGCAGGCTTGTACCCGAATCCCGTGCCCCACGCAGATTTTGTTACAACCACCACCCACAAAAGCCTGCGTGGCCCGAGAGGGGGGGTGATCCTGATGCGTGATGAATATGCCAGGACAATCAACTCCGCCATATTTCCGGGAATTCAGGGCGGCCCGTTAATGCATGTTATCGCAGGTAAAGCTGTCGCCTTTAAAGAAGCGCTCTCAGATGAGTTTAAAACCTATCAGCAGCAGGTTATTAATAACGCTGACGTGTTGGCCAAAACGCTGATATCACGTGGACTGCGTATCGTTTCCGGCGGTACGGAAAGTCATGTCATGCTCGTCGATCTCCGTGCCAAAAACATCACCGGCAAAGCCGCCGAACAGGCATTGGGCACCGCGCACATTACTGTAAACAAAAATGCCATTCCCAACGACCCGGAAAAGCCCTTCGTAACCTCTGGTATTCGCCTCGGCACACCGGCCATCACAACCCGAGGCTTCGGCGAAACAGAAACCCGAATCGTCGGCAACTGCCTAGCCGATGTACTGGAAGCCCCCGAAGACCAAGCCAACCTTGCTCAAGTGCGTGAACGAATAGCATTGTTGACTCGAGCGTTTCCGGTGTATGGGGGAATGCTATGA
- a CDS encoding SDR family NAD(P)-dependent oxidoreductase, which produces MEFHGKKIVITGASPDFGQTLAILFAGLGAELYLSARSLEKAQITANLVKAQYPETKIHCFQANITKSDEITAFARAVHSITASVDILINNAALWLEGQVSEVDDASIVEAISSTATGSILVTKHFLPLLNNSNNPDIIFINSTASLPNNSHATCNEAFSAAKAAQSTFADRLRSRLKGSGVRIMTIYPPDFCNPSPLDAPKWDTPDRQYLSARNVFNGIQFALSQDRICSVDQIILSNNRSAKKLV; this is translated from the coding sequence ATGGAATTTCACGGCAAAAAAATCGTCATTACAGGTGCAAGTCCGGACTTTGGGCAGACCCTTGCAATTCTGTTCGCTGGATTGGGGGCAGAATTATATCTGTCCGCCCGCAGTTTGGAGAAAGCCCAAATTACGGCTAATCTGGTCAAAGCGCAATATCCTGAAACCAAAATCCATTGCTTTCAGGCAAACATCACGAAATCAGATGAAATTACAGCCTTCGCGCGCGCGGTGCACAGCATCACAGCCTCTGTGGATATTCTGATAAACAATGCGGCATTATGGTTGGAGGGGCAGGTTTCAGAGGTAGATGATGCCAGCATTGTAGAAGCCATCAGCTCAACTGCAACCGGTAGTATTCTGGTTACGAAGCATTTTTTACCATTACTGAATAATTCCAACAATCCGGATATCATTTTTATCAACAGTACAGCCAGCCTGCCAAACAACAGCCACGCCACCTGTAATGAAGCCTTCAGTGCGGCAAAGGCGGCACAATCAACCTTTGCCGACCGATTACGTAGCCGCCTCAAAGGCAGCGGTGTACGGATCATGACCATTTACCCCCCGGATTTTTGCAATCCGTCACCGCTGGATGCACCAAAATGGGATACGCCCGACCGGCAATACTTGAGCGCCCGAAATGTGTTTAACGGTATACAATTTGCGTTAAGCCAGGATCGAATTTGTTCAGTGGATCAAATCATTTTGAGTAATAACCGGAGCGCTAAAAAGTTGGTCTGA
- a CDS encoding LysR family transcriptional regulator — protein sequence MQDLNDLYYFVKSIDHGGFAPSSRAIGVPKSKLSRRVAELEERLETKLIYRSTRSFHLTEIGKTYYQHCKAMLIEAESAQEAVDSLRSEPQGSIRLTCPTALLHAHVGCILGEFMVQHPKVCIHLEASNRRVDVIAEGIDVAIRVRPPPLENSELVIRVLSERTLCLVASPTLVEEHGMPKHLNDLCKWPSLGLGQPQYTFDWSWTSPKGETVSVPFQPRFVTTDMVALRNAALAGVGIVQLPTLMVTDQLKDGTLIKLLEGWTTPPDIIHAVFPSRRGLLPSVRALIDFLADRYASFNEE from the coding sequence ATGCAAGATCTCAATGACCTTTATTATTTCGTCAAGTCCATCGATCACGGTGGTTTTGCACCCTCCAGCCGCGCGATCGGCGTGCCTAAATCCAAGTTGAGCCGGAGGGTTGCGGAGCTGGAAGAGAGACTCGAAACAAAGCTCATCTACAGGTCCACGCGGTCATTTCACTTGACTGAAATCGGCAAGACTTACTATCAACATTGCAAAGCGATGTTGATTGAGGCGGAATCCGCCCAGGAAGCCGTCGATTCCCTTCGATCCGAACCACAAGGCAGTATTCGCCTGACCTGCCCGACTGCGCTCCTGCATGCGCACGTTGGCTGTATCCTGGGGGAGTTTATGGTGCAGCACCCTAAGGTCTGCATTCATTTGGAAGCATCGAATCGGCGGGTTGATGTAATCGCAGAAGGGATTGATGTTGCCATACGCGTACGCCCACCCCCTCTCGAAAACAGTGAACTCGTCATTCGGGTTTTATCGGAACGAACGCTTTGCCTGGTCGCCAGCCCGACATTGGTGGAAGAACATGGCATGCCAAAGCATTTAAACGACCTCTGTAAATGGCCAAGCCTCGGCTTGGGACAGCCCCAGTATACGTTTGACTGGTCCTGGACATCGCCAAAAGGAGAAACCGTCAGCGTTCCATTTCAGCCGAGGTTTGTGACAACCGATATGGTCGCTTTACGCAACGCAGCACTGGCCGGTGTCGGTATCGTTCAACTCCCAACGTTAATGGTGACAGACCAGTTGAAAGACGGCACCCTCATCAAACTTTTAGAGGGCTGGACCACACCGCCGGATATTATCCATGCTGTTTTCCCGTCACGAAGAGGGCTGCTGCCTTCCGTTCGGGCGCTGATTGATTTTCTGGCAGATCGATATGCGAGCTTTAATGAAGAGTAG
- a CDS encoding ATP-grasp domain-containing protein: protein MLTPKLYTDLSNLVSANGGRMLTSPIDFVKSHHLPGWYESVREYTPETIFFGNEADAVSGADKSNWDRFFVKDFVKSNYSERGSVANSASEVRDIINLIKAHRGEIEGGIALREVESLVDESEVRYFVFNGKPYSPNGIVPAVVFEIAARHLAPFFSVDIVKRADGELRLVEIGDGQVSDRKNWDSDLFCRLLLENLRCFP from the coding sequence ATGCTAACGCCTAAATTGTATACAGATCTTTCCAATCTTGTGAGCGCCAATGGTGGAAGAATGCTCACGTCACCAATTGATTTTGTCAAATCTCACCACTTACCGGGTTGGTATGAAAGTGTTCGTGAATATACACCCGAAACTATTTTCTTTGGTAACGAAGCTGATGCGGTATCCGGAGCTGACAAGTCTAACTGGGATAGATTTTTCGTGAAAGATTTCGTGAAATCCAATTACAGTGAACGAGGTTCTGTAGCGAACAGTGCATCTGAAGTTCGGGACATTATAAACCTGATCAAAGCTCATCGAGGTGAGATAGAGGGGGGCATTGCTTTGAGAGAAGTTGAGTCCCTAGTTGATGAAAGTGAAGTGAGGTATTTTGTATTCAATGGAAAGCCCTACTCACCAAACGGCATTGTTCCTGCTGTGGTTTTTGAAATTGCCGCACGACATTTAGCACCATTTTTTTCTGTGGACATCGTAAAGCGGGCGGATGGAGAGCTTCGACTTGTTGAAATAGGAGACGGCCAGGTTTCAGACAGGAAAAATTGGGATTCAGACCTTTTTTGTAGATTACTGTTAGAGAATCTGAGATGTTTTCCATAG
- a CDS encoding MOSC domain-containing protein, with amino-acid sequence MKQDWNKVKKHTAMAYSNNLYQRFLKYMPVGEVTWVGVRPSKHQPVNELNEVHAIQGAGLQGDHRTNGNSNSLREITLICAEDIQLIRHYLKREQLSPQILRRNIVVRHFNLYAVKGQKICIGDTLIEITQTCPPCARMEKALGPGGFAAMMGHGGMCGKILKSGKIQVGDPVKIHSPQIELDFD; translated from the coding sequence ATGAAACAGGACTGGAACAAGGTTAAAAAACACACCGCAATGGCGTACTCGAACAATCTATACCAACGATTCTTAAAATACATGCCGGTCGGTGAAGTGACGTGGGTTGGCGTTCGCCCGAGCAAACATCAGCCGGTTAATGAACTGAATGAAGTCCATGCCATACAGGGTGCCGGGCTACAAGGTGACCATCGCACGAACGGGAACTCAAACAGTCTGCGTGAAATCACACTAATTTGTGCTGAAGATATTCAATTGATCCGGCACTATCTAAAACGGGAGCAGTTGTCCCCGCAAATCCTGAGACGTAATATTGTGGTCCGACACTTCAATCTTTATGCGGTCAAAGGCCAGAAGATTTGTATCGGTGATACGCTGATCGAGATCACGCAAACCTGCCCACCCTGTGCCAGAATGGAAAAAGCACTGGGCCCCGGCGGTTTTGCCGCCATGATGGGACATGGCGGTATGTGTGGAAAAATTCTGAAGTCTGGCAAGATTCAAGTGGGTGATCCCGTCAAAATCCATTCACCCCAGATTGAATTGGACTTCGATTGA
- a CDS encoding DUF4288 domain-containing protein: MKDLIWYIAELVVSVNFGGDEPHEYALQNYIIKAVSPEAAYEKSCRVASTLNHTFQNEFGEEENHRFLGFHNLSEHFDANNGDIIHVNNTYLLEMEGKPLKPRLRNKGELSVFISRSY; this comes from the coding sequence GTGAAAGACTTGATTTGGTACATAGCGGAATTGGTAGTTTCGGTTAATTTTGGGGGGGATGAACCGCACGAGTACGCATTACAAAATTATATAATCAAGGCGGTATCGCCAGAAGCGGCGTACGAAAAATCGTGTCGAGTTGCAAGCACTTTAAATCACACCTTTCAAAACGAGTTTGGTGAGGAGGAAAATCATCGTTTTCTCGGCTTTCATAACTTAAGTGAGCACTTTGACGCTAACAATGGCGATATCATCCATGTGAACAATACGTATTTGTTAGAGATGGAAGGCAAACCACTAAAACCGCGATTACGAAACAAGGGAGAACTATCGGTATTCATTTCCCGATCTTACTAA
- a CDS encoding SRPBCC family protein has protein sequence MFKLTQGWIGVLLVSLAGSVSAMESDEIQCLSASRSGLVDLPFPVDAEPLVSVTERLVIPLPVDEAYDRFKLFPLTQFMTGTEDLAGVARTHPLVGQDYLNTGERRAVCLKNGFGAVEELVDATPPGRFAYRVWAYNVPEAQGIEYADGEFLFKPVEQGTEITWNYSFSLKTDRFPGSFGAFGRWLFSKTFLESTWRGYMQLALHNFESSL, from the coding sequence ATGTTCAAATTAACACAAGGATGGATCGGGGTATTGCTGGTGTCACTGGCGGGGTCGGTGTCGGCGATGGAGTCGGATGAAATACAATGCCTGTCAGCAAGTAGGAGCGGTTTGGTGGATCTGCCGTTTCCTGTGGATGCGGAGCCATTGGTTTCCGTGACCGAGCGCTTGGTGATTCCGTTGCCGGTGGATGAAGCTTATGACCGGTTTAAACTGTTCCCACTGACGCAGTTCATGACCGGCACGGAAGACCTTGCCGGAGTCGCCCGGACTCATCCGCTGGTCGGACAGGATTATCTGAATACCGGTGAGCGCAGGGCCGTGTGTTTGAAAAACGGGTTTGGCGCAGTGGAGGAGCTGGTGGATGCGACGCCACCGGGGCGATTTGCCTATCGTGTCTGGGCGTATAATGTGCCGGAGGCGCAGGGTATTGAATATGCCGACGGCGAGTTTTTATTTAAACCCGTGGAGCAGGGCACCGAGATTACCTGGAATTACAGCTTCTCGCTGAAGACAGATCGTTTCCCTGGCAGTTTTGGGGCGTTTGGTCGCTGGCTGTTCAGCAAGACATTTCTGGAATCGACCTGGCGGGGTTATATGCAATTGGCATTGCATAATTTTGAATCGTCGTTGTAA
- a CDS encoding MerR family transcriptional regulator — protein MLKSELIKRTGLKKDTIRHYEKIGLLNPVKLENGYFNYPESTLARIELIKHAKRLGMTLQEIASLIVPWENDEIEAEEKLEIFHYQLERVDRKIHELQNTRSYLRHKLAVLREAEELQGADVFES, from the coding sequence ATGCTGAAAAGTGAACTGATCAAACGCACCGGCCTGAAAAAAGACACCATACGCCACTACGAGAAAATCGGACTCCTCAACCCAGTAAAACTGGAAAACGGCTACTTCAACTACCCGGAATCCACCCTCGCCCGCATCGAACTCATCAAACACGCCAAACGCCTTGGCATGACCCTGCAAGAAATCGCCTCACTCATCGTCCCATGGGAAAACGACGAAATCGAAGCTGAAGAAAAGCTGGAAATATTCCACTACCAACTGGAACGAGTGGATCGGAAAATTCACGAACTACAGAACACACGGAGCTACTTGCGGCATAAGCTTGCGGTTTTGCGGGAGGCGGAGGAATTACAAGGGGCTGATGTTTTTGAGTCGTAG